The sequence CCCATCGAGAACCTGCTGCTCCTGCTGATGCCCCTCGGCGCCCTGACGGTGCTGGCGGCGGCCCTGGTACCGGGCGGCACGTCCCAGGCCATCAACGAGGGGCCGGGCATCCTCGCCCATATCCTGCTGTCGATCCTGGCCTACGGCCTGCTGACCATGGCGGTGTTCCAGGCCCTGCTGCTGCTGCTGCAGGACCACCAGCTCAAGCACAAGCATCCCTCCGGGCTGATCAAGAACTTCCCCGCCCTGCAGACCATGGAAAGCCTGCTGTTCGGCTTCCTCTGGGCCGGCTGGTGCCTGCTGTCGCTGTCGCTGATCTCCGGCTGGGTATTCGTCGACAACCTGTTCGCCCAGCACCTGGCGCACAAGACCATTCTTTCCTGTATCGCCTGGATAGTGTTCAGCGTGCTGCTCTGGGGCCGTCATCAACTCGGCTGGCGCGGGCACAAGGCGATCCGCTGGACCCTGGCGGGCTTCTGCCTGCTGATGCTGGCCTACTTCGGCAGCAAGCTGGTCCGCGAATTCATCCTTCACGTCTGACCACCCCATGCACGGATTGCTCGCCGGCCTTCTCCTCGGAATCACCCTCTCCCTGGTAGCCGGCGCGCTGGTAGCCTGGCTGGCGAGCCGACGCCGCCACGGCGTCGAGATCCAGCCGCAATCCCGCCTCCCGGTCGCGGTGTCCGATGCCCTGCAACGGGTCACCATCAGCGCCATCATGATTCCCCGCAGCGAGATCCAGGGCATCGACCTGGCCACCTCGCCCGAGGAGCTCCTCGCCCAGCTGCACAACGCCACCCACACGCGCCTGCCGCTGTACCGCGAGGACATCAACCAGATCGAAGGCATCCTGCACCTGCGCCAGCTGCCGCGCCTGCTGGCCGAGGGCCCGCCCAGGGCCGAGGCGCTGCTGGCGGTGAGCCGGGAAACCTACTTCGTGCCGGAAAGCACGCCACTGCTGACCCAGCTGGTCAATTTCCAGAAGCAGCAACGCCGCCTCGGCATAGTGGTGGACGAATACGGCGATGTGGTCGGCCTGGTCAGCCTGGAGGACATCTTCCAGGAGCTGGTGGGCGAGTTCGGCAGCCTGGAAGACTTCGCCCCCAATCCCGGTATCCAGCCCCGCGAAGACGGTTGCTATGAGCTGGACGGCGCGTTGCACCTGCGCGAACTGAACCGCGTGCTCGGCTGGCACCTGCCCTGCGACGGCCCGAAGACGCTCAACGGCCTGATCACCGAAGCCCTGGAGCAGATTCCCGACTGCAGCGTCTGCCTCAAGGTCGGCCCCTACCGCCTGGAAATCCTCCAGTCCGGCGAAAACCGCGTGCAACGGGTGCTCGCCTGGCGCGCCGGACTTACACCAAAGGCCTAGTGGCCGCGCACCAGACGCCTCCCTATAATCGGTCGAGGCCTACCCCGCCCTCCCCGGCCCAGTCGCCACCCGCGACGCCGCGCCAACCGCCGCCCTGCGCGGCTCCCTGAGAAGCACCTGCAGCGGCCACCCGCCCGCAGCCCCTGATGCCGGCCACCCTCCGCATCATCCCCGCCCCTCAGCAGCCAACGACCATCGACCTTCCCGCAGGAAGCGACCCCGATCCACGCCAAGGGATAACCACCCCATGTCCAGCGCCGCCCTGAGCGACACACCGGCCACCACGCCGGCCAATTCCCCGACCCGCGTGGCCACCGCCAGCTTCATCGGCACCGCCATCGAGTTCTACGATTTCTATGTCTACGCCACCGCCGCCGCGCTGGTGATAGGCCCGGTGTTCTTCCCGCAGACATCCAGCACCGCGCAGATGCTCTCGGCCTTCCTCACCTTCGGTATCGCCTTCCTCGCCCGGCCGCTGGGCTCGGCGCTGTTCGGCCATTACGGCGACCGCATCGGGCGCAAATCCACCCTGGTGGCGTCGCTGCTGCTGATGGGGGTGTCCACCACCCTGATCGGCCTGCTGCCCGGCTACGCGAGCATCGGCGCCTGGGCGCCCATCCTGCTCTGCGTGCTGCGCTTCGGCTAGGGCCTGGGGCTGGGTGGCGAATGGGGCGGCGCGGCTCTGCTCGCCACCGAGAACGCCCCTCCCGGCAAACGCGCCTGGTACGGCATGTTCCCCCAACTCGGCCCGTCCATCGGCTTCCTCGCCGCCAACGGCCTGTTCCTCGCCCTGGCCATGCTGCTGGACGACGAACAGTTCCGCAGCTGGGGCTGGCGCATTCCCTTCCTGCTCAGCGCGGCACTGGTGCTGGTCGGCCTCTACGTACGCCTGAAACTGGAAGAAACCCCGGTCTTCGCCCAAGCCATGGCACGCCAGGAGAAAGTCCGCGTGCCGCTGCTGGAGACCTTCTCCGGCCACTGGAAACCCGTGCTGCTCGGCGCCATGGCCATGGTGGTGTGCTACGCGCTGTTCTACATCTCGACGGTGTTCTCCCTGAGCTACGGGGTGGCCACCCTGGGCTACAGCCGTGAGACCTTCCTCGCCCTGCTCTGCTTCGCCGTACTCTTCATGGCCCTGGCCACGCCGATCTCGGCCTGGCTCAGCGATCGCCTGGGGCGCAAGCCGGTGCTGATCGGCGGCGCCATCCTG is a genomic window of Pseudomonas resinovorans NBRC 106553 containing:
- a CDS encoding transporter associated domain-containing protein, with the protein product MHGLLAGLLLGITLSLVAGALVAWLASRRRHGVEIQPQSRLPVAVSDALQRVTISAIMIPRSEIQGIDLATSPEELLAQLHNATHTRLPLYREDINQIEGILHLRQLPRLLAEGPPRAEALLAVSRETYFVPESTPLLTQLVNFQKQQRRLGIVVDEYGDVVGLVSLEDIFQELVGEFGSLEDFAPNPGIQPREDGCYELDGALHLRELNRVLGWHLPCDGPKTLNGLITEALEQIPDCSVCLKVGPYRLEILQSGENRVQRVLAWRAGLTPKA
- a CDS encoding inner membrane protein YpjD, with the translated sequence MHPLLPSLLAAFLYAGTTGYQGLRLGQRITPDKRLLILGGGLALLAHCTALLFQLVTPAGLYLDFFNAASLIAAAVILLTIVAIARIPIENLLLLLMPLGALTVLAAALVPGGTSQAINEGPGILAHILLSILAYGLLTMAVFQALLLLLQDHQLKHKHPSGLIKNFPALQTMESLLFGFLWAGWCLLSLSLISGWVFVDNLFAQHLAHKTILSCIAWIVFSVLLWGRHQLGWRGHKAIRWTLAGFCLLMLAYFGSKLVREFILHV